The Treponema medium genome has a window encoding:
- a CDS encoding M23 family metallopeptidase, translated as MSKHRYSVCFFIFSLAVYSSAGADTLHILEKGETLYALSRKYSVPVAILLERNNISDAGKITVGQKIYIPETYTIQKGDTLYSIAKKFSVTVEALRKANSLSDSAVLKVGKILIVPEREKTAVAAASKNTIASANMTTTQQTSPASWEDPRSYVKKSIDKKLLWPVPISDISYLSGKLYGVVIDSTANAPVQAIASGRVISIGPHRGYGQVIFIQSKTKHVYVYGGLAQILPQAGAHITVGQKLGTLAADSLTGTPRLYFMVYSNNKPLDPAKAPRGK; from the coding sequence ATGTCTAAGCATCGTTATTCCGTCTGTTTTTTTATTTTTTCTCTTGCCGTTTATTCATCCGCCGGAGCGGATACCCTGCATATATTGGAGAAAGGCGAAACGCTCTATGCGTTAAGCCGTAAATATTCGGTGCCGGTTGCTATCCTCCTAGAACGGAATAACATCAGCGATGCGGGAAAAATTACGGTTGGACAAAAAATCTATATTCCCGAAACATACACGATACAAAAAGGCGACACGCTTTACAGCATTGCAAAAAAATTCTCCGTTACCGTCGAAGCATTGCGGAAAGCGAACAGTCTTTCCGATTCTGCCGTCTTAAAAGTCGGAAAAATATTGATTGTACCGGAAAGAGAAAAAACTGCCGTTGCCGCAGCTTCCAAGAATACAATAGCTTCCGCCAATATGACGACAACTCAGCAAACATCTCCGGCTTCGTGGGAGGATCCGCGTTCTTACGTAAAAAAATCAATCGATAAAAAGCTTCTCTGGCCTGTTCCTATATCCGATATTTCATACCTGTCAGGAAAGCTCTACGGCGTTGTTATCGATTCGACAGCGAATGCTCCCGTACAGGCTATCGCTTCGGGGCGTGTCATTTCAATTGGTCCGCACCGGGGATACGGACAGGTTATCTTTATTCAATCCAAAACAAAACATGTCTATGTATATGGAGGATTAGCGCAGATACTTCCGCAAGCGGGCGCGCACATTACCGTCGGTCAAAAACTCGGTACCCTTGCTGCAGACTCTCTCACCGGTACGCCGCGTCTTTATTTTATGGTATACTCTAACAATAAACCGCTTGATCCTGCAAAGGCTCCACGCGGCAAATAA
- a CDS encoding redoxin domain-containing protein → MENLIGTKIIDFTLPAYCKGKFTTVSSQSLLGNWAVFMFYPADFTFVCPTELADLGKLYSEFQEIGCRVFSVSTDSEFVHKAWADASATISTLPYEMIADKAGVFAASLGILVPETWVALRGSFVVDPDGIIKAYEVHDNSIGRDASELLRKVQAAQFTAAHGDQVCPAKWHPGENTLYPSIDLVGKI, encoded by the coding sequence ATGGAAAATTTAATCGGAACAAAGATTATTGATTTTACTTTGCCTGCATACTGTAAGGGAAAGTTTACCACCGTATCGAGTCAGTCGTTGCTGGGAAATTGGGCTGTATTTATGTTTTATCCCGCAGACTTTACGTTTGTATGTCCGACCGAATTAGCCGATTTGGGCAAGCTGTATTCGGAATTTCAAGAAATCGGATGTAGGGTCTTTTCCGTCTCTACAGACAGCGAGTTTGTGCATAAGGCATGGGCTGATGCAAGTGCGACAATCAGTACTCTGCCTTATGAAATGATTGCCGATAAAGCGGGTGTTTTTGCCGCTTCGTTGGGCATCCTTGTACCTGAAACATGGGTTGCCCTCCGCGGTTCTTTTGTCGTTGACCCTGACGGTATCATTAAAGCATACGAGGTACACGATAACAGTATCGGCCGCGATGCATCCGAATTACTGCGCAAGGTTCAAGCCGCCCAGTTTACCGCAGCGCACGGAGATCAGGTATGCCCTGCCAAATGGCATCCCGGTGAAAATACACTGTATCCTTCTATCGACTTAGTTGGAAAAATCTAA
- a CDS encoding InlB B-repeat-containing protein has translation MTRTFTSLLRALVLLISAVVMAGCPQGNQNNKPGVKSQAYKVTLTKSGHGTVTAVPALPTDGMVAKDTLITFTAKPDEDFVVDRWTLSTGGFEAGTGTDSSAVAKIKVTAAVTVTVNFKSKPEGTVKYTVEHWQQNITGTDYTKVAEEIKYGKPGENTQAEAQTYEDFNAKLPIVQHIIDGNSTTIVQVYYDRKELNNTNPELDESKRKVLIEEAKIIILEAEYRLNTYWSGLTDEVRNQCQHIMTEISRYKWQLESIVRETNPATAEIRTSIGNLKQKIAEFDAALKDNQTYQTALAIEKAKTQLDIARLKIEKTQLELANIKFAEEKSGKTIDASLKNAVTAAVTALQNATEDLNKAVTASKPQQSEVENKMAVLRDKIAELTVAIKPLQIAIADLGKEFLAGVPVFVKEDGITVEMKNGESITYTDLKVLKNLYPDTTLNTENVAVHVDALTPALVNDFFKNFTHLNIDISKEVQVTSNDTQDPDADGNVQYFKASDLSEVTEKINFVDNSSGSMNPFKTFQFENIKGNIVIADTFSGFDHRELEAFVTDSYTLYNGTVIPRTKTWVTFSQLTKLIRWLKKYEFFNNKVRFGDMLVVNKRDGDQGVLNCLDTMINENIERFELKNTPGEEYSIKFAGHNSIRCYMILRGYRPNPEITVPQLLQISKRCRGGMSLRFNIKNLNCKKLSADDLKDLTFEGAWFSGHFEGEDTDLSEISFRRASSNAAGVVSFTGVLPKNQAGALYGYLIIRDAEIPDFSDQEDFISDWGDDPVVIEARKGIACLPSRIENLIVHNLKGLDKIAKGLTKKKISELYINGEFTFGYNYTTIGELLTIGDRYAHFYAGMYIGSEEAYKEFDRLYTFRHLGYWYEEDNTSRFVCFTDKNNHIIKGPYARKSDKIKKNDHGKWEYIEDGELIPVPLGNYKQDEDGFFEEK, from the coding sequence ATGACACGAACATTCACTTCACTACTTCGTGCGCTTGTGCTGTTGATAAGCGCGGTAGTAATGGCAGGTTGTCCGCAAGGGAACCAAAATAACAAGCCGGGCGTCAAATCGCAAGCGTATAAGGTAACGCTTACTAAAAGCGGCCACGGCACGGTAACGGCAGTTCCTGCGCTACCAACCGATGGCATGGTTGCAAAGGATACGCTTATCACCTTTACTGCGAAGCCTGATGAAGATTTTGTTGTAGACCGATGGACACTTTCAACCGGCGGTTTTGAAGCCGGTACCGGAACAGACAGTAGTGCCGTCGCAAAAATAAAGGTAACGGCTGCGGTAACGGTAACGGTAAACTTTAAGTCCAAACCTGAAGGAACCGTTAAGTACACAGTAGAGCACTGGCAGCAAAATATTACAGGTACGGACTACACCAAAGTGGCGGAAGAAATCAAGTACGGTAAGCCGGGTGAAAACACTCAAGCAGAGGCTCAGACCTACGAAGATTTCAATGCAAAATTGCCCATAGTTCAGCACATAATAGATGGCAACAGTACAACGATAGTACAAGTGTATTACGACAGAAAAGAGCTTAATAACACCAATCCTGAGCTTGACGAAAGTAAACGGAAAGTTCTTATCGAAGAAGCAAAAATCATTATATTGGAAGCGGAATATAGGCTCAATACGTATTGGTCAGGTTTAACTGATGAGGTAAGGAACCAGTGTCAACATATCATGACTGAAATTTCCCGGTATAAATGGCAGCTTGAGAGTATTGTAAGAGAAACTAATCCTGCCACTGCAGAAATACGGACATCAATAGGCAATCTCAAACAGAAAATCGCCGAATTTGATGCAGCGCTCAAAGATAATCAAACCTATCAAACAGCACTCGCCATAGAAAAGGCAAAAACGCAGCTTGATATTGCCCGTTTAAAAATAGAAAAAACTCAGTTAGAATTAGCAAATATAAAATTTGCAGAAGAAAAATCGGGAAAAACAATTGACGCATCGCTTAAAAATGCGGTAACCGCTGCCGTAACCGCTTTGCAAAATGCGACAGAAGACCTTAACAAGGCTGTTACTGCTTCCAAACCGCAACAGAGCGAAGTTGAAAATAAAATGGCAGTTTTAAGGGACAAAATAGCGGAGCTGACCGTCGCAATCAAGCCGTTACAAATTGCAATAGCAGATTTGGGGAAGGAATTTTTAGCAGGCGTACCGGTATTTGTAAAGGAAGACGGCATAACCGTTGAAATGAAAAACGGTGAAAGCATTACCTATACCGACTTAAAAGTTTTAAAGAATCTCTATCCCGATACAACCTTAAACACTGAAAATGTTGCGGTACACGTTGATGCTTTAACGCCTGCTTTAGTAAACGATTTTTTTAAAAATTTTACACACCTCAATATTGATATTTCAAAGGAAGTACAGGTAACAAGCAATGACACCCAAGACCCCGACGCCGACGGCAATGTACAATATTTTAAGGCCTCGGACTTATCGGAAGTTACCGAGAAAATTAATTTTGTTGATAACTCGTCCGGTTCAATGAACCCGTTCAAAACCTTTCAGTTTGAAAACATAAAAGGGAACATCGTTATAGCGGATACTTTTTCCGGTTTTGATCATCGTGAACTCGAAGCTTTTGTTACGGACTCTTACACTCTATATAACGGTACTGTCATACCGCGCACAAAAACATGGGTTACCTTTAGCCAACTGACAAAGCTGATCCGCTGGTTAAAAAAGTATGAATTTTTCAATAACAAAGTTAGGTTCGGTGATATGCTCGTTGTCAACAAAAGGGATGGGGATCAAGGTGTTTTAAACTGTCTTGATACAATGATAAATGAAAATATTGAGAGGTTTGAATTAAAAAACACCCCCGGCGAAGAGTACAGTATAAAATTTGCCGGGCACAATAGTATCCGCTGCTATATGATACTGCGCGGTTACAGACCAAATCCGGAAATAACCGTTCCACAGCTTTTGCAAATTAGTAAAAGGTGCCGAGGGGGAATGTCTTTACGTTTTAACATAAAAAACCTCAACTGCAAAAAACTTTCAGCTGATGACTTAAAAGACCTGACCTTTGAAGGCGCATGGTTTAGCGGACATTTTGAAGGTGAAGACACCGACTTATCCGAAATTTCGTTTAGAAGAGCAAGCAGCAATGCCGCAGGTGTAGTCAGCTTTACCGGTGTACTTCCCAAAAATCAGGCGGGGGCTCTTTACGGATATCTTATTATCCGTGATGCTGAAATTCCCGATTTTAGCGACCAAGAGGATTTTATTTCAGATTGGGGTGATGATCCTGTCGTTATAGAAGCCCGAAAGGGAATTGCGTGTTTACCAAGCCGCATAGAGAATCTAATTGTGCATAACCTAAAAGGGCTTGATAAAATTGCCAAGGGCTTAACTAAAAAAAAGATATCTGAGTTATACATTAATGGAGAATTTACATTCGGTTATAACTACACGACGATTGGTGAGCTGCTTACTATAGGGGATAGGTATGCACATTTTTATGCAGGCATGTATATCGGTTCTGAAGAAGCTTATAAGGAATTCGATCGGCTCTATACTTTTAGACATCTAGGGTATTGGTATGAGGAGGATAATACAAGCAGATTCGTATGTTTTACCGATAAAAATAATCATATTATTAAAGGACCGTATGCGCGTAAGTCGGATAAAATTAAGAAGAATGATCACGGCAAGTGGGAATACATAGAAGACGGAGAACTCATTCCCGTACCGCTGGGTAATTATAAGCAGGACGAAGACGGCTTTTTTGAAGAAAAATAA
- a CDS encoding type II toxin-antitoxin system PemK/MazF family toxin produces the protein MVITGFIPEKGDLVWLEFNPQAGHEQQGHSPAMCVSQKLYNQKTGLALFCPITSHVKGYPFEVVLNDHSIKGCILSDQIKNLDYVQRKCSFIEKASEDEINSVIDNIKLMME, from the coding sequence ATGGTAATTACCGGTTTTATTCCTGAAAAAGGAGATTTAGTTTGGTTAGAATTTAATCCGCAAGCAGGACATGAACAACAGGGACATAGCCCTGCAATGTGTGTTTCTCAAAAATTATATAACCAAAAAACAGGATTGGCGTTATTTTGCCCGATTACAAGTCACGTAAAAGGCTATCCATTTGAAGTCGTTTTAAATGACCATTCAATAAAAGGTTGTATTTTGAGTGATCAAATAAAAAACTTGGATTATGTTCAAAGAAAATGCAGTTTTATAGAAAAAGCTTCAGAAGATGAAATAAATTCTGTAATAGATAATATAAAGCTGATGATGGAATAA
- a CDS encoding AbrB/MazE/SpoVT family DNA-binding domain-containing protein codes for MQAVVQKWGNSLGLRIPSLWAKDNNVKNGSKVEVIAEKGKMLILPQKKSLEDIMNLVTDENIHSEIKTFEAVGKEEW; via the coding sequence ATGCAGGCAGTAGTTCAGAAATGGGGAAATAGTCTCGGGCTTAGAATTCCGTCACTTTGGGCAAAAGATAACAATGTTAAAAATGGAAGCAAAGTAGAAGTAATTGCAGAAAAAGGGAAAATGCTCATTCTTCCTCAAAAAAAATCACTTGAAGATATTATGAATCTTGTTACGGATGAAAATATCCATTCAGAAATAAAAACTTTTGAAGCAGTAGGAAAAGAAGAATGGTAA
- a CDS encoding OmpA family protein: protein MKILGYGMQLLFSFSNTMNRLKNFPRMRFSRLLFLGVFFVIGGLSPLYAEIFRFNFRDGDTYRINSTVTEDVYLNGQFAHQAYITNRVTVEVSDVQPASNGKPSSALHTCTFMTSEQNSNRTFSWGREYPSVFRRDEFGIYTIGEQYFMPVVRDVPVFPQHDVKKGESWRHSASEAHDLRDNFNIQKPFVVPIDVTYTYKGLAEHEGKTYQLIEVNYDLYYDIPLKNIQNKRNGSATLPMLYPVRTMGYSKQRLYWDSNAGMLPYYDEVFTIMMELNTGAVIEYRGTAKAEITMLQRMNKEKIAEILDKHIRDMGISNTTVEKNDEGITISLENIQFEPDSARLLPSEKEKIEKIGKLLSAYPDYELLVSGHTALAGTAEARQVLSEQRAAAVANYLVELGVREQHHVFTRGFGAEKPIAPNTTEANRARNRRVEITVLEK, encoded by the coding sequence ATGAAAATATTAGGGTACGGTATGCAATTACTTTTTTCTTTTTCGAATACTATGAACAGGCTTAAAAATTTTCCCCGGATGCGTTTTTCACGCCTTCTCTTTTTAGGCGTTTTTTTTGTAATAGGAGGATTATCTCCGCTGTATGCCGAAATCTTCCGTTTCAACTTCAGGGACGGGGATACCTACCGAATCAATTCTACCGTTACCGAAGATGTATACTTGAACGGGCAATTTGCTCATCAGGCTTATATCACCAACCGTGTTACCGTGGAAGTGTCAGATGTTCAACCGGCATCAAACGGAAAGCCTTCCTCCGCGCTTCATACCTGTACTTTTATGACAAGCGAGCAAAACAGCAACAGGACATTCTCGTGGGGACGCGAATATCCGAGCGTATTCCGCCGAGATGAATTCGGTATTTACACCATCGGTGAGCAGTATTTTATGCCGGTAGTGCGGGATGTTCCGGTTTTCCCTCAGCATGATGTAAAGAAAGGTGAAAGCTGGCGGCACTCGGCAAGCGAAGCGCACGATCTGCGGGATAATTTCAATATTCAAAAGCCTTTTGTCGTTCCCATCGATGTTACGTACACATACAAAGGTCTTGCCGAGCATGAAGGAAAAACCTATCAGTTAATAGAAGTGAATTATGATCTTTATTATGATATTCCATTAAAAAATATCCAGAATAAAAGAAACGGAAGCGCAACATTGCCGATGCTGTACCCTGTCCGTACTATGGGCTATTCAAAACAACGCCTCTATTGGGATAGTAATGCAGGGATGCTTCCCTATTATGACGAAGTATTTACCATAATGATGGAGTTAAACACAGGGGCGGTAATAGAATACCGCGGCACTGCAAAGGCTGAAATTACGATGCTGCAGCGTATGAATAAGGAAAAAATAGCGGAAATACTCGATAAGCATATCCGGGATATGGGTATTTCGAATACAACCGTAGAAAAAAATGATGAAGGAATCACCATAAGCCTTGAAAATATTCAATTTGAACCCGATTCTGCACGTCTCCTTCCGTCCGAGAAAGAAAAGATTGAAAAAATCGGAAAATTGTTGAGCGCATATCCCGATTATGAGCTATTGGTTTCGGGACATACGGCGCTGGCGGGTACGGCTGAAGCAAGGCAGGTGCTGTCTGAGCAGCGGGCAGCGGCTGTTGCAAATTATCTGGTAGAACTTGGGGTGAGAGAACAACACCATGTTTTTACACGCGGGTTTGGTGCGGAAAAACCGATTGCTCCTAATACTACGGAAGCGAACCGAGCAAGGAACCGCCGTGTTGAAATCACCGTGCTGGAAAAATAG
- a CDS encoding tRNA threonylcarbamoyladenosine dehydratase — translation MQDEPDPLFIRSKALIGTEGVNRFRKLRVAVFGIGGVGGYTVEALARAGVGTLYLIDGDTVSPSNINRQLYALTSTIGQHKTAAAAARIADINPACTVHQLVQHILPDADGSLSFLPLLSDIDCIVDAVDTISLKVALAAEAENRGIPIVAAMGCGNKLHADLFQFADIYDTAVCPLCKTMRGLLKKRGVKKLRVLYSKEVPAVRSRPPSSVSWVPAAAGILLAGDLLNQILQS, via the coding sequence TTTATCCGGAGCAAAGCGCTTATCGGGACGGAAGGTGTTAACCGGTTTCGTAAGTTGCGGGTTGCGGTATTCGGTATCGGCGGTGTTGGCGGGTATACGGTTGAAGCCCTTGCACGCGCCGGTGTCGGAACACTGTACTTAATCGACGGCGATACGGTAAGCCCTTCAAACATTAACCGGCAGCTCTATGCACTTACATCCACCATCGGCCAGCACAAAACCGCTGCGGCTGCCGCGCGAATCGCCGATATAAACCCGGCGTGTACGGTTCATCAGCTCGTGCAGCACATTCTCCCTGATGCGGATGGCTCTCTTTCTTTTTTACCTCTTTTATCCGACATCGATTGTATTGTCGATGCGGTTGATACGATTTCACTCAAAGTTGCACTGGCGGCAGAGGCGGAAAACCGCGGCATCCCAATCGTAGCGGCAATGGGCTGCGGAAATAAGCTCCACGCGGATTTATTTCAATTTGCCGACATTTACGATACTGCCGTTTGTCCCTTGTGTAAAACCATGCGCGGACTGCTAAAAAAGCGGGGAGTAAAAAAACTGCGGGTACTATATTCTAAGGAAGTTCCCGCTGTCCGCAGCCGTCCGCCAAGCTCGGTTTCATGGGTACCCGCCGCAGCCGGCATTCTGCTTGCAGGCGACTTACTCAATCAAATATTACAATCCTAA